Within Topomyia yanbarensis strain Yona2022 chromosome 2, ASM3024719v1, whole genome shotgun sequence, the genomic segment CAGATGACGGTGATGTCGGTCTCGTGGTGTGATAATGTCAATTAAATGGCACATGATTGGTTCTGGAAGGCGACACAGAATGACTGCTGATGGGAATGTGTGTTGACAGGCAGTGAAGGGGATGCGGAACGACACACAACGGGACGTTGAATTCGTAAACATTTTTCCGATTGTGCAGATATGCTGTTCCGAGACACGTCGGAAAAATTGCTCAATCACGTGGGAAAAAGAAGGTGTTGGTGTTTTGACGCAAAATGTTTTTctgacaaaaaaaaaaccattcgtcgataatatataaaaaagcaAAGCAATGACATAGTACCACTGCGAAATTTTCGTCTTATCTTGCAACAGATTTCGCTGTCATTTCTCGGCGTTCAGGTCTACGCTTTCACTGACACTAATGCTGGTTTAGTTTTTGGATACGAGTCAGAGTAGGTTTGCtccaatatttacaaaatcgacacaaaaataacaattcaGAGCGAATCAGCTCTGATCCCGATTCCAAAATGAAAACAGCATAACAATTCTTCCATGTTGAGGCTCGAACACACATTGACTGACGTATGTGATAACTTATATCTGGCTTCTAGTGGTGTGTGTATATTTTGATTGGAATCacattttatatttatattgttAGAAAACGAAATTGCGTTAATCTTGTTGTTATCCCTAAAAggcttttaaattttcatagaaCAGGTAAACTACGTTGTAATCGTTATTCGATGTATTCGAACAAGCGGgattattcgattttacaagCTAAAAGAGTTCCAAACAAAGTTTCCCAACACCACGCTTTCATCCAAAAATATTACTAACTTAATTCCTAATACAATTGCGAAAGCTTTCCTGCTCTTAGGTGGCGAGACAGGCGCTCATCCAGCTCAAGATGTTTTCACAGGTTTTATGTAAATAACTGGCAAAGTAGAGCACTCAATCATAACTTGATTATCTCAAGCAAATAATGAAGCCAAATTGGCAGCTCACATCTGCACACCTGTGCATGAGTTTTTACGACAGCCAGCGGAGGGATAACAATTTCCGGATCCATTATGATATTTCTCCAAAATGTTGCTACACGATGACAGTGTAGCTGATGCGAACTGTTGGCAGTGGCACAAACTTTGGGCAGCAAATCGGAGCGCTGAGAAAAGGCAGCACAAGCTGCCACAAACAGAGTCGATTAGTTTAGGTATGTTTGTTATGAATATGTTCCTTTATAGCTACAGTTTATTCAGCAGGCAATTCGGTAAATTCTAGTTGAACGAGTCGTTTCCGGTTCAAAAGTGTAGAGTTCAAATACAAACATCAGAACGACTCGATTCGGAATCCCGATTatggatttatttatttatcaaattgaatttAGAAGGAAAACAGTATAGATAAAGCTATTATGGTACGATTTAATATTCCAGAGGTTGCGCCCAGAAATAGGCCGCCTGATTTTGGAGATAGCGGCGCTCACAGTGCAGTGGTTGGATATGCAAACTTTTTAAAAAGTCAGTTTCGCTTGATCAACTTTTTCGCAGTTATAAACTATAGTGATTCCGAGTTATTCATCATGCAGAAGGAGAAAAGAAACATAATTGTGCAAAGTTTCCTCGAAATTCCATTAGCGTCAAGTTGGGAACTACCAAGACTGCGGGCTTGTCCGCAAGGTAATGTGGCGCAAGTGATTACAAAGTAAAAGGAAACTCACAGCCCGTAATGTGCAAATCAAGTTTCGGAGTGGAACTCTGTACATATTGTCAACTACGGTAGAAGGTAATTCGGAAATTCATGGCTGATCCACTAGTTCTATTAAACTGAGCCCTTTTAATTGTAAAGATTATCGGattaaagtttgtatgagaaAATTATATATGAAGTAAAAATACGGTTTCGGATTCTGGAAGTAGCTGCCGTTATACGCGCAGGATGAGttagcgtctggtgtaaagtggtcaaaccgaaagttattttttacgaatttgaaggtaaggcaacaatggatcgtttgtgtaatgttaagatttatttatacattcgttgcgcacgaaaaaaaaatattttcactcgCGCAGAGCAACCTACActagcgttccaagagtagatgtccaaccatttccacgtctaGGAGCGCCACGGCGAACACGGTTACTCTTGATCAAATTGTCAGAcataggaaattcaataagatttgtaaagcttcaaaaaatagaaaaagttcgagtttcggaaaatggcttcatgaaaacaccgaaaaatctcatattttactgtgaaattcgctcacttttcgtcaaaataatagggagaaaaaaaatttattcagttttctgtagtTCATCGACAggatacacatattgtgcattctcataaaaaaataaaaaaagtcaattcgttgattagtttttaagtgttcgccaatttgaaaaaacgcggtttcgaggaGCACGCTATTAAAGGATtacccacatcaaattgcatcacggaaaaaacgctgtagaaaatgacccattgggCATTTCTCtcgaaaatttgggtagaagtagtttaaagtgtatttttacactgtatttttattgctgtcagtttttcgaaaattgttgccgatagattgaaatctgcgtgtgttatagcaaatatgCGCGAGGAatacatggctgtttaaaataaaagaagttcagcgtggtcacagagattgcgggagacccTTCTagagtagggtgtcccaaaatgacatcatgtttaaaaagtcatcgggctcacttctttaATGAAAGattagggtatcaggaccactttcttcttcggagtgaatttgttaaaacgcttcctactagtGGCGAATttagatttttcgaaaaatgggccgattttgggtaaaatttcaaattcatgcttgttgaagtgctcctgaactgtcttagattttttcagcatttttttatttttctggagatccaagtgaagaagtttggttagttagtttgtgcAAATTGTGGATTTATAAGAGCGACAGAACCTTTAAcaaagttggcagcactgcaGCTAAACGTCGCGTGTATTTTTTTCGCTTCGGTTTTCGGGCACTTTTCCGGTGGAAAACCGTCGGTTCCACCTAGTTTTCGTACCTTCTCGATAAGAAAATTGTCCGCGCCCactttttctcaaattttcgaGCAAAGTTTCCGATCGGTCGCGAAGTTCTAACGTTTTTCTTCAATTGTTACACATAACCTCTTTTCGGATACAGGCAAAGCGCTAGCCGAACTCAAATTTTTGGAATACGTCAGGCATAGTAACTTTATCATGACATGCCCAAGGTCATTTGTTCTGCCTGTGGACAAGAAAATCCACCAACGAGAAGATGTAAAACGGGGAAAAAGAAATCAGCAATTGGATGGGTGTACTGTGATGATTGCAGCGAATGGCTTCACGCAACCTGCGTTCGGATCGGAGCCTCACTTCTAGCAAAGGCAGAAAACTTCTGGTTTTTCTGCGAGAAGTGTGCCGTTAAAGGGTGCCTGATGTGGAAGCAATCTGCGGACATCGTCCCTATCAATCCAGTCAGCCCATCCAAAACAGAGGCACAGATTTCGGAGTTGACATCTCTTATTCAAAAGCTGCAGATAGAGTTGGACACGCTCAGATCCCAACACAAGAAGTCTATCGATCGTCTCCAGAACAAACTCAGCGAAGCTAAACAACAAGATGAAAAGTGCGCATCGCACTTGCAGGCGCTAACACAAATTGAGGAAAAAATCGAAACCATCCAATCCGGATCTAAGCTGGCAAACATCTGTTCACAGACCGTAAACGGATTTCGTATTTCAATTAACAAAGTTCCTTTTCGCCAAGGAGAGAATGTATGGGAACTCGTGCGAAACTTTCTCAATTTCCTCGATGCTCCTGATGCGATGCTACAAGTAACAAAATGCTTTCGCCTCGACGGTAGAAAATCAAAGTGGACGGATCGAACGCTTACTCCTGCCATCATAGTGGCCTTTGACTCCGTCAAAACAAAGGAGGCAGTGCTTCGGCGTTACTTCGAAAAACATAAAGCAGCGACTCTTTGTACACTGAAATCCAGTCTTTCAATAGAGTACCGCTACATCGTGAACGAAGTCCTGTCCATTCAAGCCTTCAGGATCCGGAACCTCGCGCTTCGACTGAAAATTAAACACCAAATATCATCTGTGTACGTCAAGAATGATCACGTATCAATCAAACTTCCAGGACATATACGCTACACCCCCGTGAAAAACCTACACCATCTTCTCGCTTTGGTTGGACCCGAACCCGCTGGAAACGAGTCTTCAGTATTTTTCGACGCCGAATCTTCGGGTTTCGCCTCCTCTCAATAATCAATCCCGCCACTATGCCGCTGACGTAACTATCCAAATATGACAAGCAACTATCTAAACAAACTCCGCATTGGACACTTAAATGTTCGAGGATTGGAACGCCACATAGATGGCGTGAAAATCATACTGGATCAGACCACTTATCACTTCTTCGAACTATCAGAAACAAAATTGAAAGGATCATCTCCCGTAGGACCTTCCCGGATACAACTTTGTCCGACACTCGCTTCCATCTAAACGCGGACGCGGTGCGAAAACCTGCGGAGGCGTTGGACTGTATATTCGGAAAGGAATCAAAGTTACGACCATCTTGAAATCTGCATTTGATCCCAACCTTCCTATCGCCAATCGTGTTGAGTATCTGGCAGTACGGGCGAAACTCAATGATCTGAGCATCTGCATAGTTGTGCTCTACAACCCAACAGCCAGCAATCAACAATTTGCTCAATGCTACGAACGCCTTCTGCTTGACCTGCAAGACTTCACACCTGACCGTCTGTTTATCGTCGGTGATTTCAACATCAATGTGGCAGCAATACAGCAGAGTCCAAACTTGACGGCTCTCAATCAAATCCATCAGGCTTTTGACTTAGCAGTGCTCCTCACATCAGCAACTCGAACTACTGAACGGAGCGCAACGACCATAGATCTAATGATCACAAACGCCCCTGATACAATCACGACCTGTCGATCTTCTTGTGCCAGCACAATCTCCGACCATGAAGCGATCTATCTGATCTCGAACGTGAGAGTTCTCAAACCTGAACCACAAAAAGTCAAAATACGCAATCTACGCCGCATCAATCCTATACGGCTGCAGGCTGATTTCATCAGTAGAGACAGAACGGACTTTTACCACTGTAGTAACGTAGATGCAAAGACTGAAATGTTAACCACAGAACTGCGAACACTCATCGACAGTCATGCACCGGAAAAAACTATAACTGTTCGAGATAAGCGCACACCGTGGATC encodes:
- the LOC131679696 gene encoding uncharacterized protein LOC131679696, yielding MPKVICSACGQENPPTRRCKTGKKKSAIGWVYCDDCSEWLHATCVRIGASLLAKAENFWFFCEKCAVKGCLMWKQSADIVPINPVSPSKTEAQISELTSLIQKLQIELDTLRSQHKKSIDRLQNKLSEAKQQDEKCASHLQALTQIEEKIETIQSGSKLANICSQTDLPGYNFVRHSLPSKRGRGAKTCGGVGLYIRKGIKVTTILKSAFDPNLPIANRVEYLAVRAKLNDLSICIVVLYNPTASNQQFAQCYERLLLDLQDFTPDRLFIVGDFNINVAAIQQSPNLTALNQIHQAFDLAVLLTSATRTTERSATTIDLMITNAPDTITTCRSSCASTISDHEAIYLISNVRVLKPEPQKVKIRNLRRINPIRLQADFISRDRTDFYHCSNVDAKTEMLTTELRTLIDSHAPEKTITVRDKRTPWITNEIELKGDPQWNDYQQKRSRAATLIFSAKRRYGQRYFSPDLPAQQLWNNLRREGIHNNSKTNINCDLNVGELNKFFAEGHRQLGNNRAQPTQTIQASTHPNSAAEPNNVQFHFRDVDASEVNRRLHEIESNAVGSDGIPISFLKLLSPFLLPVLVELFNKIIATQVFPKSWKKAIVHPIPKNSHPTEPKDFRPIRVLPATSKILENILLAQITEHLNSSEPPMLAVNQRGYRKQHSTTTALAKVTHDVLTGLDGHMCTVMILVDFSLAFNSVIHLVLHTKLRSEFKFSESACNLVKSFHSDRSQMVKIGDNLSSELTLHDGTPQGSCLSSLLFSLYVNSLPAVLRCQYQLYADDLQIYTTGRIEDIHLLIQAINRDLLAIEQLAKRNGLFPNPKKNASHNLQ